atcatgagttttacaaatatttatttatttatttatatttcagcgtgcattgtacaaaaaacacaacggctgtgcacgtttacaaaaatataaatttatatttttgtatttaaaattacgttacagagtggtaaatccgcgtgacagaggagtatttcatacgaatcttggctgtctcccgccacttcatcctgcacatattcgataatgttacaaaaaatatatatgacaacataaaatataaaaatttatttaaactccagaagatattacctatttagtaaaacaaaatatatatttttaaatgatttctgaaatattaaaaaaaattgttgaaaatttgtctcttactacctaatgttttagtagtaacattctgtcacgtaggttgccatttaaaatatttgtttgagccactcgtccttattgccatcgatctgagtttaaggtctccttttccccttggtaagatttcccctttgagatccaaacaccgcgtatcggccacccgcaaagtgtgacaggaggtgcgtgtgtttattcggcgacagcttcgtcacgtaggtaattgttaaaataaaatacaatgaaattattattttgttatttactcattggtaataacaattactttgaaatcaacatgtgaatattacactttatggtactgtttaaatgctaatcgactttgcaacacattttacccctctgtcacacgacaaatctgtcacattcttaccaaacactccaacctgagaatattcatcaaagaaaaattgaagagaaactacacgttttggttaaagtacgaagcgaaaggaacgtccaatacacttgcacttcattaataaaaagtttcgttagtgaaaaagctaatttcgtgctattgttctcaagaacagacgatgaatgtggtagactgtttaatatggtggagaatgatttattggatgtttgatgataacattaaagtccttccagcttctaaggtaattaaaaaaggaaagagtatttttttcaagttctaagagccactgctgtattttcgaaatatggctgattaaaactttaacaaattacgtaattttcattacgttacttaaattttaggttgccgaaaatattaattgtgcagataaacattattttatgtagttggaaaaaatttgtcctttaagttcctgaaatacggatatttcactctccagaggttctcaagtgtgatttcattagttatactaataataaagatatctccagtaaattttttgactaacttgaaaccataatgatttatatgtaagatactaaattattatttttaaataaaactgttttattccaaaacgctgccgcatatttaatagaataacaactatgtcacatcgtttaccactctgtaacgattggtgtctcctggtagtcaacttatttttggtcgtttatatgttatgttacaaatagtgcaactttggaaaaatcatattaaatttagtcattgatgttaacgtctatgctgttaattttttactgtaattagtagcgaaaaaatattcatagcgaaaacaagcttcattttagctgaaattgtgacagagtggtaataactacttaataaatattttgttataactaaaaatccattctttcatatgttttctaaaatggtattttgtttattaacgtatcaaaaaagtttcattttaatcgacgaagactatttcgttaaaataaaataaaagattctgtgacgaaggtgtaattttctttgccttatccacgtattatgttctgaaaatcttgaaaaaataattaaacttcgcggccaaccacctttttcgatagaatagaaatgtagctatcataaaaattataagagttcaccaaaaagctaaagttatttttttcaaattcgggatatttttttatccattatgtaggttaaaaagaagaactgcccgcATATCTTTTAAACGGCTGagctgattttgataaaatatggctcaGAACACTCGGAATAACATTATCTATGACACAAAGAAAACTAGACGAAAATCGGTCCAGCCGTTTTGGAGCTACGCTGCCACAAAGataaacacaaacacacagaCACACGCATCGGTGGGTATATAATGGCGAGGGCTCGGCGCCGCTGGGGCTGGTGGCGGTGGGGCACTCGCTGCCGCCGTCCGCCGTCACCGAGCTCAAGCTGCACTCCAACATGTTCATGTTCCGCGCCTCGCTCGATATGAGACTCATCTTCTTGGATGCCAGGTGAGAGGATAGTGTCTATGACACaaataacctaaaaaaaaacgaatttCGACACTAAAAGCCGCATATCTTTTGAACGGCTTAGcggattttgataaaatatagctCAGAACACTTGGGATAACATTATCTATGACACAAAGAAAACAAAACGACAATCGGTTTAGCGGTTTCGGAGCTACGCCACCACAAgcataaatacaaatatgtgCTCAGACACGTCACACtcataacacccctcttttttcATCGTAGGTtaataaaaacgaaaaaagcTAAACGAAAATAGATCCGTTGTTTAAGGTCTATATAGGTATCTATCTACAATAATTCAACCTATTTTGTTAAAACTATTTTAGGTATGAAGAAGACATAATTAATAGCAATGATAGGTATTATGTACATGTATGCGAAAGAGCTttaactacataataatataggtaacaAACCGTGTTAAAACCCATAATATTCTATTGTTAATATTGCATTACTGGTTAACCCTCAACGAACGTCATTCCAGTATATCGCTTTAACCAACCGTGAAGGAGTGTTCTTGGTAAAAAATGTTGTAGTATTATTGTTGATTTTGCACCATTGCCAATAAAAGGACTTAAGATTTTATTAGCAAGCTCGCTTCGGGTCGGGTTAAAAGTTGATGCAGTATAGCCTGACCAGTGATCGTTAATTGATCGTTGTGGAGCTAGAATCGTCTTTAACCACTCAAAAATAAGAAATGTATGTAATAAGTTTGACTGTTTTAGCATCAAAAGTGATGGGGATATTCTAATGTAGGTTTTTTATTCAATAGCGTCttcatcataattaataaaagttaAGTTTTCCTGTAATGTGGTTTTTAAGTTCAGTAACAGACTTTGTAAATCTGAAAGACTGGTACAACACTGACACCACATCCTTGTTCCGAGCAGCAGTCTCGAAGGAAAGAATAAGCCAGATGATTGCCGACCTCCGATAGGATAAAAGAAGAAGAACagactttaataaaatattgatatttataattgttttaacAGTGTTTTGTGCGGATGATGActatttaaaactattttttatatctgccaggccaggattcgaacccgatACAAAATCCGTCATCgttaaccactacaccatgcTCTGTCAGAACCAATGGACCTTAACCTTATAGGTTCACACAACGACACCCAAGTCCCCCAACGCAGCATTCAATCAAACAACTCTCAGCCCTAACCAGGCACAGAATAAGGGTTCAGCAAAATGTATGGTAGAGGACTGGTAATGTGAACACAGTTAAGTCCAGAGTTTATTAGTTCACGGCAATCAGGGAATGGTTCGACGGCTGTTTAGTGTTTCTTGGAAGTTAAACTATAATGTGCATTGTGTTCGTATTCGTACATCCATTTTTCTCCTTtccttttaataattatttattggcgTTCGTATAAAAATCAACCAATACCTATTACGTAACTACCAAtagacataaataataataagtaatacctatgtgggcacatctcacacacggccatctgaCCCCAATTTTGGCAGAGCCAGTAATATCGGACAGCTGAATGCCTTCACAGAtacaaataacataaatacttcaataatataaatacttattataaatatacattgtaaaaatagtattttaatttactatattatatttattcattcagGGATTGGAACCTAGGaatcggcatagcagtcacgAGTCACTAACAACTataccattcggtcgtcaagtCATGTATCTTTGTCAGATATGACCAGCGCACTCCTAAAGCTTACAGGCTTTATACAGACACATTTGATTCTTTATCAGTGATAGGATTCaaataacaaacaacaatAGTTCTCTTATCGATTCAAAACAGACAGTGTTCTGTTACAAAACAATCACAAAACGATAGATATGCTAAATCTACGCTTGCGAATATTGCACACCTGTGCTCCCATTCTACTAATCCAAAGTCTAATGTtgtttattcatcgtaaaaatatagtttttttgaGGTGCGACGATTCCTAGCCgtggtatacctacctagatatgtatttgtttcggcatatacatattttacatataCTGTTTTTTTGTCGGGTCTTTTTTATGCCGaatgatttcaatattttcaaaagGCCATCCCGGTCTTTCATTGggttacatattatgtacataaaaaacttattatgtacttaagtaactaataaCTCTAATAAGCTACGCTAGCGAAAAGGGGTGCGGCAATACATTAGTAAATCTTATAAGCATAAAAATGTAGGCAAGAAcacaaattaattatgttgAAATGCAAATATAGACTTATGCATGCTAGGTATGTGTCACCTACTAAACATTACTTAGTAGAAATGAGCCACTTCTAAACATCTGTTTGCAATATGACACTTGGCTTCTTTTGGCACAAAGATTTAGTTAAAGGTCACGTTTTTatcgaatattattataataagggGATGTAATCTTGTCCTTATTTAGTtaaagttttgaaaatataattacccATCCTTATTCGATCAAAGTTTTgaaaaaaagtaggtaggtatgtgctCTTAAAAATGGCCggtgtttaaaaataatatttagtataattttacaGTTACAGTCGTGTTTGCAATAAATGATCAATAAAAGATGAACTTTATACCTTTCTTAAACTGACCATTACAACCTTCATATGAACAAAATGACTCATTTTGTTTCTGTAGCGTCAGCAAATGCAGACAACACACGATATTTTTCTGCTGACGCTCCCGTATAACATTTTTGCTGCAAATGCGGAAGACACTTCAATtgctaaatgtattttaatatctgTTATGAAAACAAttcgctttatttatttctcaaCTTTAACTTATTTTCACAACTTAGACTAATTATAggttttatcaaaataataacgaTCTTTGACTGTGTAACTGACAGTAGTAAATGTAAGAGggttgtaaattaaataattatgcagCTACAACCTTTTAAACTGTGAACTTATTTGAATACTGGATATTGTTTTGGGGTCCGCCAACCAGCTCTAGGCCaccgtggtggactaggcctaaactcTTCCTTTAtaggaaggagacccgtgccccggcagtggggacgtgatggatTGTGGATAAGATACTTTTAGGTAATTAgtaaatatacttatgtaaCTACGAAGGTGTTATTTAATACGTTACACAAATCACAATTCTTCCCATAATACAATCGTAATAACTATAAAGATTTACCCCATACCTATTCTTAGAAGAGTTACAAGACatttcaatagctaaaacgtcctatcacttttctatgaataagggggttattcTAAAATAAAGGGGGTAATGGCCGACATTCTTTAATTTATCCGCCCATTCTTTAATTGCCACTTCACCCCAGCCTCTCCTATACTACGTCACTTTACCTACATGTAGTGTTCCTTACGACAGCCCGTAGGACAAAGGTTCTGTGCCTGGGCCCTGAGTGTGAGTTTTTTaacctatcgagaagtgaaatcgaaacgcaaatttgtatggcgctgGGGacacgccacctagcggtaagtagctgtactagctccgcgccatacaaatctgcgttttcgatttcacttctcgataggttAAAAAAACTCACACTCAGGGCCCAGTAGGTAGCCCAGCCaaaattacactcacgagcaatgaaaaagtttcagtgacagtagcaccaaattactcctaaacggaaaagactgtCTGGTACATTAATTTAACAGTGCCTCAGAATATCACCAAATAAAAACTTACTAATATTACTATGCCGGTGGGATTCggatggaaaaataaaatgtcatagaataacaagttaCAGTAGTACATAGATTGATAACTCGTACTGTAACTTTCGAAACTACATACTTAACAGAAAACACTTTATTAAGGAATTTACTGAAAATCTTTTAAACACGTCTAAATTATAACATCTATACCTAATATACCGGCCTAAGGCTAAAAGCATCGGAAGCCCACCCCACATTGGCGCGAAACCACTtgtgaaaaaatatgcttacctttttaaaacttaattgGCGGAAGCACTCGATCCATAGAGTTGATAGACTTATTCtgtcaacatttttttaatggttGGAGGGTTCCGTCGGGTGATTTGATGTTCAATCAAGTGAAAAACAATATGCTAGGGGAAGTGTTTTATGACCCTTCAGTTATTTTGTTCTTTGTTAGGTAATTGATATGTTTACAATGgtgttttaagtttttcttcGTGGTTGTagagtaattataatattttgatattacttacaccataaaaataagtttaaatcatAGATTTTTACCTTCTTAtagcttttaaaattaaatctgtcttattttatataaaaaacgcCAATTGTTATTTAGTGATGCGCTAGCAATAACTCTAAATACTATCAACAAAATAGTTGTCAAAAAATAACCGTTATATTCAACAGTTATTTCCATTGTCCTCAGGGTGGCAGCACTGACGGGCTACGAGCCTCAGGACCTGATCGAGAAGACTCTCTACAACTACATACACGGCACCGACGTGTTGCACATGAGATATTCACACTGCACATGTAAGTTTACAAATATAcgcataagtacctattcttACTTTAACGTATCGGTGACCAAAACTTTATTGAACTACCGTGGTGAAAGAATCAACCAGTCAGAATTTATCCCATtctcacggggaaagacatcggtcacaaacaaaaactacccttattgcAATCTAATAAGAGTCTTTACAGATTTCCGCGTGGAATGGGTTATAGTCGTCATTTATTGACTCATggtcatcatcacgacccatcacgtccccactgctggggcacgggtctccttccaatgatgGAAGGGTTATAGgtttctatttattttattttaatttattgcatggaaaaccaacagctttatactaataacaagttaatcttatttaaacataaatagacGAAAAGCTAATTATAGGTTTTCGCATATGCTATACCTTTATAACGCAGATCCAAAAAAACAGTGGTATCGATTACCCCTTCATCTTATCGATTTGGCTGAtcactattattataaattgattaACTTTATATTTGAACTTACAGTGCTAACAAAAGGTCAAGTGACGTCTCGCTACTATCGCTTCCTGACCAAGTCCGGCGGCTGGGTGTGGATGCAGAGCTACGCCACCATCGTGCACAACTCGAGATCTTCCCGCCCGCACTGCATCGTGTCTGTCAACTATGTGCTAAGGTAAGactaattttgtatgtaactGCATACATACTTTGTACTTGTATGTATATTACGTATTAGATTGTATTAGTTAGCTATACGTTGTTTTTTTTGGCATGAGTATACATTTAAACAAATCTTATGATATGTTTATCTCATCTCATCACGATCCATTACGTCCACCCGTGCCGCGGCAGTGATATGCTTATCAAGtaactatattttaattaacattcCCTTATTACAGTGACGTCGAAGAGAAGCACCTAATCCTGAACGCAGACCAAGGCCCACCGAAGTTAAACCATCACATCGAGACCCCTTCGTCGACCACGCACCCCACGCCGCCTACACCGCCTATGCCGCACGTCAGACATACAGACAACAAACTCAACCACATACACCTCAACGAGAGCGAATTCAGCGGCGACTCTAGCGGAGGATACCCCACCTACCCCGAATACAGCCTGCCAATCATACCCGCCTACAACGAAAACCACGAAGAATACCACCAAACACAGAACGGAACGTACCAAGAACTGTTCTACAACGAAAACTACACAGAAACCAACGATATCCTACCAAACTACGTTTACCCGACTCAAAGCCAAAGACCTTTCTCAGCCAGTTCTTCGTCATGCAGTTCGATAGAGAGCTCGGAAGTGCATTCGAATCAACAGTACTCCGTTTCTAATTACACGAATCTAATCTCGTTTTACGGGCAGCAAGGGCATCAGAATCAAAATGGCCGCCCGGTAATGGCGGATGGCGGGAACCTGATGACTCCGAGTCCGGCGGTACAAGAGGGATACACAAGCGTCATCGTGGACAACACGCAACAGTTCCACCACCACGGAGGAGGTGTCAACGAGTTTGTGCATTGATAAAGAAAATAACGGAAACGACATAACCGTTGTGAAAAAATAACCGTTATTTAAAGGTGCTATGGCCGACGTTGGACCGCactattgtttaatttattcaaatgtGCCAAAAGATATTAAGGGAACGAAAGCAGAAGAGATTTAGGTATACCCTATTATagaatgtaaatatttgtacATATTCAATCATAGTTATTAACttacaaaaacatataaaacaGCTAGCTTAGTAAGTGATGTTGAATCTCAGAATTATTCTTTGTGTGAAAATATGTtgcgagcgccatctgttgtcAAATAGAATCAATCAGTTccactaaaaaaatattcttttcCTACGATAttgtaattaagtatgtaattaaataactttctatgtaagtatatttaaattatactgGCATTAGAAGCCTTAATATCAAAACTATAGACAATAATAGAGACATAGAATTTATAATAGTAACaaatattgagtacttgatatgttttttcctgtaaataaatcataattattatacttactaggGTTTATATATGTTCTCATAATCTGATATTCCTATGTACTTACTAATTGTGAATTAAGTGCCATTTTTGGAGTAAACTAGTCGCGTAatatgtacatacctacatttaatttctaaagatattatttattttgaataagatTTACTTACTAGTGTAGCTTGCTGGATTTGCTACTTATTTTATACCGTATgaaagtaatgtttttttagtatacttacttatcatattttaaatatctcttactatatttatgtaacactTTTGTTACTTGgctttactttattttaaagataTCACTCGCTGTTTGGCCGAAAAGTATTCTTAAAtttgtagtttttgtttgtgtaacTAGACCGTAGTTATTGACATAAAGTGTATTTTTGGCAAACCAAGAACAAAACGATTTGTGATATCCTAAACATATTTATGATACAGAAATAAAGTTAAACTACTTTAAATTTTTCGTTGTTTAGTTGATAACCCCTGTAAATTGTTCGTAGGACCATGCATTGCATGTATAAAGAGTAAACGTGAAACTGTATGGCACGGGAGCCACGCCACCTAGCGATAAGAAGCTGCACTAGCTCGGCGCCATACAATTTTATACAATTATGTTTCGCCTCCTCAGTTacgtaaaaatatacttactaaataagatactaaataaaattaaagccCTTTACTCACCCCAAACGTCCGCACCGCATAGATAATTTTTATAGCTCCATCGCAGaactttcttatttatttccgCACATTAGGTTATGGTGATGGTTATGGACAAATAATATTGTCTGTACAGTCTGTACTTATGAATTTTGCGTCGCGTCGcactattaattaattaatttctccgacaactttataaaaaatagcaACATTTTCCGATGCCGCCAAAAACCGatcttc
The Plutella xylostella chromosome 24, ilPluXylo3.1, whole genome shotgun sequence DNA segment above includes these coding regions:
- the LOC105391935 gene encoding single-minded homolog 1-like, translating into MKEKSKNAARSRREKENAEFLELAKLLPLPSAITSQLDKASVIRLTTSYLKMRQVFPDGLGDAWGSSPPPPAPRELAIRELGSHLLQTLDGFVFVVAPDGKIMYISETASVHLGLSQVELTGNSIYEYIHQADHEEMSAVLSLQHPHSYLGHQYTSNGYPVVGAWGPTVDIECERAFFIRIKCVLAKRNAGLTTSGYKVIHCSGYLRARRFGEGSAPLGLVAVGHSLPPSAVTELKLHSNMFMFRASLDMRLIFLDARVAALTGYEPQDLIEKTLYNYIHGTDVLHMRYSHCTLLTKGQVTSRYYRFLTKSGGWVWMQSYATIVHNSRSSRPHCIVSVNYVLSDVEEKHLILNADQGPPKLNHHIETPSSTTHPTPPTPPMPHVRHTDNKLNHIHLNESEFSGDSSGGYPTYPEYSLPIIPAYNENHEEYHQTQNGTYQELFYNENYTETNDILPNYVYPTQSQRPFSASSSSCSSIESSEVHSNQQYSVSNYTNLISFYGQQGHQNQNGRPVMADGGNLMTPSPAVQEGYTSVIVDNTQQFHHHGGGVNEFVH